The following nucleotide sequence is from Roseivirga sp. BDSF3-8.
ATAAATTTCAGCTTTACCGTTTGCGTTGTTCTCTTCCACTATCCTCTATAATTTATTTAACACCCAAACTTCCCAATGGATTTTTTTGAATGTACAATCAGGATTATATTTTCGTTTCTAATATAGTAGAATAATTTTCATTATTGCAAGTCGTTAAAGGAGATTTTCCCGATAATAATTATACCCCAACCAGAAATTTTATATTGATTAATCGGTTGATTTTCATTGAACTTGAGAGATTAAAGACATATGGATTTAAAGAAAATACGGGAAGTAGGTAACCTGGAACTACTGGCGAGGCAAATGGTAGAAGGATTTATTACAGGCCTGCACAAAAGCCCGTACCATGGATTTTCGGTGGAATTTGCCGAACACCGACTGTATAATAGTGGTGAGTCTACCCGACATATCGACTGGAAGGTTTATGCCAAAACTGACCGTCTGTATACAAAACGTTACGAAGAGGAAACTAACCTTCGGGGAGTAATACTACTTGATCACAGTCCATCTATGTATTACCCTGCGCAAGACCGGGGAAAACTCACCTTTAGCTGTCTTGCTGCAGCCAGTCTGGCTTACCTACTAAACCGGCAGCGGGATGCAGTAGGACTGGTTACTTTTGCTGAAGGGATAGAAACACAAACAGATATAAAGTCCACACACTCACACCTGCACACGCTCTATGCATATCTTGAGAAACTACTGATCTCTGAACCCTCCCCGACACAAACCAATGTTTCAAGTGTACTCCATGAGGTAGCTGAAAAAATACACAAAAGAAGCCTGGTGGTGCTATTCAGTGACATGTTTGAGCAATCAGATAGCGATCAGGATATTCTCAATGCCCTTCGGCACCTGAAGCACAGGAAGCACGAGGTACTTTTATTTCATGTAACGGATAAGAAGACAGAGCAGGATTTTTCCTTTGAAGACAGGCCGTATGAGTTTATCGATATGGAAACGGGTGAGAAGGTAAAACTACAGCCTTCACAGTATCGGGAAACTTATATAAAAGAGGCTAAGAAGCACTTCGAACAACTAAAACTAAAGTGCGGTCAATTTGGAATTGACTTCATTGAAGCTGATATAAACGAGGGGGTGAATCAGGTACTGTCCTCTTTCCTGGTAAAACGTACCAAAATGAAATAAGGACGCTGATGAGCGCCCTTTTGAATATTCTTAAGCCTTAAGAAGGATTACTGATGCATCCAATCTTTTTTGGCAAGGAGC
It contains:
- a CDS encoding DUF58 domain-containing protein, which gives rise to MDLKKIREVGNLELLARQMVEGFITGLHKSPYHGFSVEFAEHRLYNSGESTRHIDWKVYAKTDRLYTKRYEEETNLRGVILLDHSPSMYYPAQDRGKLTFSCLAAASLAYLLNRQRDAVGLVTFAEGIETQTDIKSTHSHLHTLYAYLEKLLISEPSPTQTNVSSVLHEVAEKIHKRSLVVLFSDMFEQSDSDQDILNALRHLKHRKHEVLLFHVTDKKTEQDFSFEDRPYEFIDMETGEKVKLQPSQYRETYIKEAKKHFEQLKLKCGQFGIDFIEADINEGVNQVLSSFLVKRTKMK